One genomic segment of Lewinellaceae bacterium includes these proteins:
- the rbfA gene encoding 30S ribosome-binding factor RbfA, protein MPSIRQSQVAELIKRNISMFLTQEGSYLYGDPLVTVTNVVMSPDLLIAKVYLSVFNTENKQAVILELEENYSRVRQAMSSRLRKHLRRMPQFEFFLDDTLDEMYRLRDLFQRLREDHQMGEEE, encoded by the coding sequence ATGCCTTCCATACGACAAAGTCAGGTTGCTGAACTTATAAAACGGAATATTTCCATGTTCCTGACCCAAGAAGGATCCTATTTGTATGGTGACCCGCTGGTTACAGTGACCAATGTGGTGATGTCTCCTGACCTTCTGATTGCCAAAGTCTACCTCAGTGTTTTCAATACTGAAAATAAGCAGGCGGTTATCCTCGAATTGGAGGAAAACTACAGCAGGGTGAGGCAGGCAATGTCAAGCCGTCTGCGCAAACATTTAAGGCGGATGCCTCAGTTTGAATTTTTTCTGGACGACACCCTGGACGAAATGTACCGGCTACGGGACCTCTTTCAGCGTTTGCGTGAAGACCACCAGATGGGAGAAGAGGAATAA
- a CDS encoding type III pantothenate kinase has protein sequence MTELVLDIGNQRIKAGIFQDNILKKVAIFPVGDVKEILNLGDQYSPVSVIMSSTSVLEQEMAKAWNKLSTVMILDHTLPLPIRNDYATPKTLGKDRLAGAVAAAAKFPGEPVLVVDAGTCVTYDLVDAENSFKGGYITPGLRMRFQAMHDFTARLPRVEPAERINLYGRTTEDAMRSGTTAGLVEEVRGLIRRFRRSFPGLHVILTGGDGFFLSKQLKSEIFVEPNLVLEGLHRILRFNLSL, from the coding sequence ATGACAGAGTTGGTCTTGGATATCGGTAACCAGCGGATCAAAGCCGGCATCTTTCAGGATAATATCCTGAAGAAAGTAGCAATCTTTCCGGTGGGTGATGTTAAAGAAATATTAAACCTTGGTGACCAGTATTCTCCTGTAAGCGTCATAATGTCAAGCACATCCGTTTTAGAACAGGAAATGGCCAAGGCATGGAATAAGCTTTCAACTGTAATGATCCTGGACCATACCTTGCCATTGCCGATCCGGAATGATTACGCGACACCCAAAACGTTGGGCAAGGACCGGTTGGCCGGTGCGGTAGCAGCAGCTGCCAAATTTCCCGGTGAGCCGGTATTGGTTGTTGACGCCGGAACATGCGTAACCTATGACCTGGTCGATGCGGAGAACTCTTTTAAAGGAGGGTACATCACGCCAGGCTTAAGGATGAGGTTTCAGGCTATGCATGATTTTACTGCACGGCTGCCCAGGGTGGAGCCTGCCGAACGAATAAATCTTTACGGCAGAACCACAGAGGACGCCATGCGATCCGGTACAACAGCCGGGCTGGTAGAAGAGGTGCGCGGTCTGATTCGTCGCTTTCGCCGTTCCTTTCCCGGCCTGCACGTAATCCTTACCGGTGGTGATGGATTTTTTTTGTCAAAACAACTTAAATCTGAGATATTTGTGGAGCCAAATCTAGTTCTGGAGGGCTTACATCGGATTTTAAGATTCAATTTATCTTTATGA
- a CDS encoding FKBP-type peptidyl-prolyl cis-trans isomerase: MNSCTLVLIGLTTLLIACGQTPRTTEPETDTDLAVYSYYHTNPATQFEREENAIIDYLGAHYPGATRLDSGIYLKILDLGSGDPLKWGDLIQVDYKVSYADGRMIDGTERRGEPLKTYIGNGVDGWNQALQQLHVGSHAVFGLTSSRAYKEKGLGNAIPPDTPLIFEVTIEKILDPSDY, translated from the coding sequence ATGAATAGCTGCACTTTGGTACTTATCGGATTGACCACTCTCCTGATCGCCTGTGGGCAAACACCCCGGACAACCGAACCCGAAACAGATACGGATCTGGCAGTGTACAGTTATTACCATACCAATCCGGCAACTCAATTTGAACGGGAAGAAAATGCGATCATTGATTACCTGGGAGCTCATTATCCTGGGGCGACACGATTGGATTCGGGTATCTATTTGAAGATCCTGGATCTGGGCAGCGGAGACCCCCTCAAATGGGGAGATCTGATCCAGGTGGATTACAAGGTATCATACGCAGACGGCCGGATGATCGATGGTACCGAACGAAGAGGGGAGCCACTGAAAACCTACATCGGTAACGGAGTGGACGGATGGAACCAGGCTTTACAGCAGCTGCACGTCGGAAGTCATGCCGTCTTTGGGCTCACCAGTTCCCGTGCGTATAAAGAAAAGGGGTTGGGTAATGCCATACCACCGGATACACCGTTGATCTTTGAAGTCACTATTGAAAAAATCCTGGATCCCAGTGATTATTAG
- a CDS encoding thioredoxin domain-containing protein, translating to MNRLEKSTSPYLRQHAHNPVDWYPWGAEALEKARREDKPILVSIGYSSCHWCHVMEMESFMDESVAAFMNEHFVNIKVDREERPDVDQVYMDAVQLLTGRGGWPLNCFLTPGLKPFYGGTYFPPQPRHGMPSWMQLLERINQAYQQDRSQVDHQADHLTNAIRAQKSHLLQKAGDDYTNRNAQESLDEWYYELAKQFDRQYGGIGQAPKFPMITSLQLLLRIYYHTGKEEALEQVQRTLRSMLRGGIYDLAGGGLSRYATDREWKVPHFEKMLYDNAQLLELLGQVYQLDRNETWVYFIRDIIYFLRQEMQHSQGAFYSALDADSEGIEGKFYTWTWTELESLLNAEEWTWFKNTFAVTVQGNWEHTNILYLRDEVSVETLWTKDAPWQTIRKKLMSRRGDRIRPQLDDKISTHWNGLVIKAIYQAGSILGDQQIIEMADQSLDFFLDRFRSTGKLAHIFAGGQWQDEVFLDDYAGMVAALAERIQLPGGKAYVQDVQALVTEMTGRFYRPDTREWLMVPHSKHELPVEVKPMYDYVHPSAASSAVSALMRLGNLLDRPDWLETSRETMEQMQPLVQGYVSGFVSGAVNLTEQWFGIHQLAIIGPRANAFQALLSRIYWPDVVVMAAEERDESIPLLQHQPVDPKKTYYFLCDQYACKMPVENVKDLQALRQNVYF from the coding sequence ATGAATCGATTGGAAAAATCCACCAGCCCTTATCTGCGACAACATGCGCATAATCCGGTGGATTGGTATCCCTGGGGTGCAGAAGCACTGGAAAAAGCCCGGAGAGAAGACAAGCCCATCCTCGTAAGTATTGGATATTCCAGTTGCCATTGGTGTCACGTCATGGAAATGGAATCGTTCATGGATGAATCCGTGGCTGCCTTCATGAACGAGCATTTTGTGAATATCAAGGTTGACCGGGAGGAAAGGCCGGACGTAGATCAGGTTTATATGGATGCGGTCCAGTTGCTTACCGGTCGCGGAGGATGGCCTCTGAACTGTTTTCTCACTCCCGGGCTGAAACCGTTTTATGGAGGGACATATTTTCCTCCACAACCCCGCCATGGCATGCCTTCCTGGATGCAACTGCTGGAACGCATCAATCAGGCCTATCAACAGGATCGCAGTCAGGTGGATCATCAGGCCGATCATCTGACCAATGCCATCCGTGCCCAGAAATCCCATTTACTTCAGAAAGCAGGAGATGACTATACAAACCGAAATGCTCAGGAATCGCTGGACGAATGGTATTATGAACTGGCTAAACAATTTGACCGTCAGTACGGCGGTATAGGTCAGGCACCGAAGTTTCCGATGATTACCAGCCTACAATTGCTGCTCCGGATCTATTATCATACCGGAAAGGAGGAAGCCTTGGAACAGGTACAACGGACATTGCGGTCCATGCTGCGGGGTGGGATTTATGATTTGGCCGGTGGAGGATTATCCAGGTACGCCACGGACCGGGAGTGGAAGGTGCCGCACTTTGAAAAAATGCTCTACGATAATGCCCAGCTCCTAGAATTGCTTGGCCAAGTCTATCAGCTGGACAGGAATGAAACCTGGGTCTATTTCATCCGTGATATCATATACTTCCTGCGGCAGGAGATGCAGCATAGTCAAGGTGCATTTTACAGTGCACTGGATGCAGATTCAGAAGGAATTGAAGGAAAATTTTATACCTGGACCTGGACGGAGTTGGAATCATTGCTCAACGCCGAAGAATGGACCTGGTTCAAAAATACATTTGCAGTCACTGTCCAGGGTAACTGGGAACATACGAATATCTTATACCTGCGGGATGAGGTCAGTGTAGAAACACTTTGGACGAAAGACGCCCCCTGGCAGACCATACGTAAAAAACTCATGTCGCGGCGAGGGGACCGTATCCGGCCGCAGTTGGATGATAAAATATCCACACACTGGAATGGATTGGTGATTAAAGCCATCTATCAGGCTGGTTCCATTCTCGGGGATCAGCAAATAATAGAGATGGCCGATCAGTCCCTGGATTTTTTCCTGGATCGCTTTCGGAGTACTGGTAAGCTGGCTCATATTTTTGCCGGAGGCCAATGGCAGGATGAAGTATTCCTCGATGATTACGCAGGTATGGTGGCTGCTCTGGCTGAACGGATCCAGTTACCCGGCGGTAAAGCGTATGTTCAGGACGTTCAGGCACTGGTAACCGAGATGACCGGACGGTTTTACCGGCCGGATACCCGTGAATGGCTCATGGTGCCCCACTCAAAACACGAATTACCGGTCGAAGTCAAACCAATGTATGATTATGTGCATCCTTCTGCCGCCAGCTCAGCCGTATCTGCATTGATGCGCCTGGGTAATCTGCTGGATCGCCCGGATTGGCTGGAGACTTCCAGGGAGACCATGGAGCAAATGCAGCCCCTGGTACAGGGATATGTATCCGGCTTTGTTTCCGGTGCGGTCAATTTGACCGAGCAATGGTTTGGAATTCATCAACTGGCGATCATCGGCCCGCGCGCTAATGCCTTTCAGGCCTTGCTAAGCAGGATTTATTGGCCGGATGTTGTTGTTATGGCCGCTGAAGAACGCGATGAATCAATACCGCTGCTTCAGCACCAGCCTGTAGACCCAAAGAAGACATATTATTTTTTATGTGATCAATATGCCTGCAAGATGCCTGTTGAAAACGTTAAAGATTTACAGGCATTACGACAAAACGTTTATTTTTAA
- a CDS encoding thioredoxin family protein produces the protein MEKIRFDELIQSEIPVLIDFYAEWCGPCMTFLPILQELKNEFGEQIKIIKIDVDKHLDLVQKMQIMGVPTIMIYQHGQLVWGAPGVPTKIFLVEKLSPLVQPAL, from the coding sequence ATGGAGAAAATCAGGTTTGATGAGTTGATTCAGTCCGAAATTCCCGTTCTGATAGATTTTTATGCCGAATGGTGCGGTCCCTGTATGACCTTTTTACCCATTTTACAGGAACTGAAAAATGAATTCGGAGAACAAATCAAGATCATCAAAATTGACGTAGACAAACATTTGGACCTGGTTCAGAAAATGCAGATCATGGGCGTTCCCACCATCATGATTTACCAGCATGGCCAGTTGGTCTGGGGAGCTCCGGGTGTACCAACCAAGATCTTCCTGGTTGAGAAACTGTCCCCGCTTGTCCAACCTGCACTCTAA
- a CDS encoding PorT family protein → MPNLNHFYLFVLLLGYGHLTEAQELRFSLGAIAGMSLSQIDGDNLQGYDHLGLMAGLNSTAHITGRFSFSVELMYNQRGSKSNRLSVQNYLDSPLKVTTEYAEVNALFHLLDWQHEQEKYYRVDAYAGATIGRLIRTRISDPTVRPENFNNIAGEFNSTDIGFILGVAYKINRNWGWGIRFSRSLNKLFDAEKSRIASPVLRDWKAYFIALYTFYNF, encoded by the coding sequence GTGCCGAATCTGAACCATTTTTATCTTTTTGTTCTGCTGCTTGGTTATGGTCATTTGACCGAAGCCCAGGAGTTGCGTTTTTCGCTGGGCGCGATAGCAGGAATGTCTTTGTCCCAGATCGATGGTGACAATCTGCAGGGTTATGATCATTTGGGATTAATGGCAGGGCTCAACTCCACCGCGCACATCACCGGTCGATTTTCTTTTTCCGTCGAACTGATGTATAACCAGCGGGGTAGCAAGTCAAACCGGCTCAGCGTGCAAAATTACCTCGATTCCCCGCTTAAAGTCACCACGGAATATGCAGAGGTAAATGCTTTGTTTCATTTACTGGACTGGCAACACGAGCAGGAGAAATATTACCGGGTCGATGCTTATGCCGGAGCGACCATTGGCCGGCTCATCCGCACCAGGATCTCGGACCCAACCGTCCGGCCAGAAAACTTTAACAATATTGCAGGAGAGTTTAATTCCACAGATATCGGGTTCATCCTTGGTGTTGCCTACAAAATCAACCGTAACTGGGGCTGGGGTATCCGTTTTTCCCGGTCATTGAATAAGCTTTTTGATGCGGAGAAGAGCCGGATAGCGAGTCCCGTCCTACGTGACTGGAAAGCTTATTTCATTGCGCTCTATACATTTTATAACTTTTGA
- the recG gene encoding ATP-dependent DNA helicase RecG, whose translation MARNHILLSSIEFLKGVGPKRALLLQQELGIHTFADLLFDFPFRYLDKTTFHQIRDITDDGSTVQVKGILTDLRTIGVGRKKRMTGKLRDDTGILQLIWFKGFQWIENLVVGNEYILYGKVNVFKGTATMAHPEIEKTGGQQKAVRFEPVYRSTEKLNQAGLDSRSRARLVAHLLERLKGDLIPETLPDYLLQKTKMMDRQEALEFIHYPPDQERLDRATFRLKFEELFFSQLRLLYLKQQRTLATAGYAFPVVGDHLNDFYREKLPFELTNAQKRVIKEIRKDLGSGYQMNRLLQGDVGSGKTMVALMCMLIALDNGFQSCLLAPTEILASQHYRSLTALTQGLGIRIAYLSGSVKGNQRKEILRWLHAGEIHIIVGTHALLEDPVRFKRLGLCIIDEQHRFGVEQRSRLWQKASPHPPHVLVMTATPIPRTLAMTLYGDLDVSVIDELPPGRKEIKTLHRTEATRPQVIEFLRMQIEAGRQIYVVYPLIEESEKLDLQNLQTGYEALLQHFPRPKYQMSIVHGRMKPEDKEYEMKRFIDRKTQILVSTTVIEVGVDVPNASVMVIENTERFGLSQLHQLRGRVGRGGEQSYCLLMTGFNLSAEAKKRIDIMVRTNNGFEIAEADLELRGPGDIEGTRQSGQMEFAIADLGKDGKILQAARALAKAILTKDPQLQSEFNAPLRFYLDHIADQITWSKIG comes from the coding sequence ATCGCCAGAAATCACATTCTTCTCAGCAGCATTGAATTCCTGAAAGGAGTCGGTCCCAAAAGGGCCTTACTGCTTCAGCAGGAGCTGGGCATTCATACTTTTGCAGATCTGTTGTTTGATTTTCCGTTTCGCTACCTTGACAAAACCACCTTTCACCAGATCCGGGACATAACCGATGACGGGAGTACGGTGCAGGTCAAAGGCATTCTTACCGACCTGCGCACCATCGGTGTCGGCCGAAAAAAACGAATGACTGGCAAACTGAGAGATGATACCGGCATCCTGCAGCTGATCTGGTTCAAAGGATTTCAATGGATTGAGAACCTGGTTGTCGGGAATGAATACATCTTATACGGTAAGGTGAATGTATTCAAGGGGACTGCAACCATGGCGCACCCGGAAATCGAAAAAACCGGGGGTCAGCAAAAGGCGGTTCGATTTGAGCCGGTTTACCGGAGCACGGAAAAGCTGAACCAGGCAGGCCTGGACAGCCGGAGCCGGGCCCGACTGGTCGCACATTTACTGGAGCGGTTGAAAGGAGACCTCATACCGGAGACACTGCCAGACTACCTCCTGCAAAAAACGAAAATGATGGACCGGCAGGAGGCCCTTGAGTTCATCCATTATCCACCGGACCAGGAACGACTGGATCGCGCTACTTTCCGTCTGAAGTTTGAAGAATTGTTTTTCTCCCAACTGAGGTTACTTTATCTGAAGCAACAGCGTACTCTGGCAACCGCCGGTTATGCTTTTCCGGTCGTAGGAGATCACCTCAATGATTTTTACCGTGAAAAATTACCCTTCGAACTTACCAATGCCCAAAAGCGGGTCATCAAAGAGATCCGTAAGGACCTGGGGTCCGGCTACCAGATGAATCGGCTGCTTCAGGGTGATGTAGGCAGTGGGAAAACGATGGTTGCCCTGATGTGCATGCTGATCGCCCTGGACAACGGTTTTCAAAGCTGCCTACTGGCACCCACTGAGATATTGGCCAGCCAGCACTACCGTTCCCTTACGGCGTTAACGCAGGGACTGGGTATCCGCATTGCCTACCTGTCTGGTTCGGTGAAGGGCAACCAGCGCAAGGAGATATTACGCTGGTTGCATGCCGGTGAAATCCACATCATCGTAGGCACCCATGCCTTACTGGAGGATCCGGTTCGCTTTAAGCGTTTGGGGCTGTGTATCATCGATGAACAACACCGGTTCGGCGTGGAACAACGTTCCCGACTCTGGCAGAAAGCATCACCCCATCCACCGCATGTATTGGTCATGACCGCCACACCCATACCGAGAACCCTGGCTATGACGCTTTATGGAGACCTCGATGTATCCGTCATTGATGAATTACCTCCGGGCCGGAAAGAAATAAAAACATTGCACCGGACGGAAGCCACCCGTCCGCAGGTAATCGAGTTCCTGCGGATGCAAATCGAAGCCGGCCGGCAGATCTATGTGGTTTATCCACTGATCGAAGAGTCGGAAAAACTGGATCTGCAAAATCTGCAAACCGGATACGAAGCGCTGCTCCAGCATTTCCCACGGCCCAAATACCAGATGAGCATCGTGCATGGCCGGATGAAACCGGAAGACAAGGAATATGAAATGAAGCGATTTATTGATCGCAAGACTCAGATCCTGGTCTCTACGACGGTTATCGAGGTAGGCGTGGATGTACCCAATGCCTCCGTGATGGTTATTGAGAATACAGAACGTTTCGGTTTGTCCCAGCTGCATCAGCTCAGAGGCCGCGTCGGCCGGGGAGGAGAACAATCCTACTGCCTGCTGATGACCGGCTTCAATCTTTCCGCCGAAGCAAAAAAACGCATTGATATCATGGTGCGCACCAATAACGGATTTGAAATCGCTGAGGCGGACCTGGAATTACGCGGTCCCGGTGACATCGAAGGTACCAGACAAAGTGGTCAAATGGAGTTTGCCATTGCAGACCTCGGAAAAGACGGGAAAATCCTGCAGGCAGCCAGGGCTCTGGCCAAAGCGATACTGACCAAAGACCCCCAGTTGCAGTCCGAGTTCAACGCTCCCCTGCGATTCTATCTGGACCATATTGCGGATCAGATCACCTGGAGTAAAATTGGATGA
- a CDS encoding D-2-hydroxyacid dehydrogenase produces the protein MIRILVNDGIEQDGQTLLEEANFIVDTEKIPQEELPQRLPEYDVIIVRSATKVRKDLIDQCPNLKVIARGGVGLDNIDVDYAQSKGITVFNTPAASSKSVAELAFAHIFALARGLHLSNRELPKGTDFAKLKKRFSSGFELRGRTLGILGLGRIGQESARIALALGMHVIPVDIVIDEAEIDIEFDRYSDIKVRLHLESEKMETMLQEADVITVHVPFKGGKPLIGAAEIEKMKDGVILINTARGGAIDEDALLSALNSGKVGGAGIDVFMNEPTPNPILLSHDKVSVTPHIGASTEEAQTRIGLELAERIIQHFDRG, from the coding sequence ATGATACGTATATTAGTCAATGATGGTATTGAACAGGATGGTCAAACCCTGTTGGAAGAAGCTAATTTCATTGTAGATACCGAAAAAATTCCCCAGGAGGAATTACCCCAGAGACTACCTGAGTACGATGTAATCATTGTGCGCAGTGCTACAAAAGTCCGCAAAGATCTGATCGATCAGTGTCCAAATCTCAAGGTCATCGCCAGAGGCGGTGTTGGGCTGGACAATATCGACGTGGATTACGCCCAGAGCAAAGGCATCACCGTGTTCAACACCCCGGCAGCATCATCTAAATCGGTTGCTGAGCTGGCTTTCGCCCACATCTTCGCCCTGGCAAGGGGGCTGCACCTCTCAAACCGGGAACTCCCCAAGGGCACTGATTTTGCCAAGCTTAAAAAACGTTTTTCCAGTGGTTTTGAATTGCGGGGAAGAACGCTCGGAATCCTCGGTCTGGGCCGTATCGGCCAGGAATCAGCCCGCATAGCCCTGGCCCTGGGCATGCATGTGATCCCCGTAGATATCGTGATTGACGAAGCCGAAATTGATATTGAATTCGACCGGTATTCCGACATCAAGGTTCGCCTGCACCTGGAATCAGAAAAAATGGAAACCATGCTGCAGGAAGCCGACGTGATCACCGTTCATGTGCCTTTCAAAGGAGGTAAACCTCTGATCGGCGCTGCAGAGATTGAAAAAATGAAAGATGGAGTTATTCTGATCAACACCGCCCGCGGTGGAGCCATCGATGAAGATGCCTTGTTAAGTGCACTCAATAGTGGCAAGGTCGGAGGAGCCGGCATCGACGTCTTTATGAATGAACCGACACCGAATCCAATCCTGTTATCGCACGATAAAGTCTCCGTCACACCCCATATCGGCGCCAGTACGGAAGAAGCACAGACCCGCATCGGCCTTGAATTGGCTGAAAGGATCATCCAGCATTTCGACCGCGGCTAA
- a CDS encoding MBL fold metallo-hydrolase, giving the protein MKINVLGTGTSQGIPVIGCHCAVCRSRDPRDHRLRTSVLVRTATTTVVIDVGPDFRQQMLREKVEQVDALLITHEHNDHVSGLDDVRPYNFMTRRDMPVFGLERVLDELKIRFRYIFDDNPYPGAPRIKAIPLEAYQALKVGDLDILPLAIEHGTLDILGFLFPHFAYLTDVKFIPARTLELIHGIDVLIISALHHHPHHSHINLEEALQYIERIQPKRCYLTHMSHSMGLHAETQASLPSQVFFAYDGLEINI; this is encoded by the coding sequence GTGAAGATTAATGTACTTGGAACCGGCACCTCCCAGGGTATTCCGGTCATCGGATGCCATTGTGCAGTTTGCCGGTCCCGTGATCCCAGGGACCATCGGTTACGTACTTCGGTACTGGTCCGGACTGCCACCACCACGGTGGTGATTGACGTGGGCCCGGATTTTCGACAGCAGATGCTGCGTGAGAAAGTGGAACAGGTAGATGCGTTGCTGATTACCCACGAACACAACGACCATGTCAGCGGTCTGGATGACGTACGCCCCTATAACTTCATGACCCGCCGTGATATGCCGGTTTTTGGGCTGGAACGGGTGCTGGACGAACTAAAAATCCGGTTCAGATACATCTTTGACGATAACCCATATCCGGGGGCGCCCCGCATCAAAGCCATTCCTTTGGAAGCATATCAGGCGCTTAAAGTAGGCGACCTGGATATTTTGCCCCTGGCCATAGAGCACGGAACACTGGATATTTTAGGTTTTTTGTTCCCTCATTTTGCTTATCTCACGGATGTTAAGTTCATTCCTGCCCGGACTCTGGAGTTGATCCACGGCATTGACGTTCTGATCATCAGTGCCTTACATCACCATCCTCATCATTCGCACATAAATCTCGAAGAAGCATTGCAGTACATCGAACGGATCCAGCCTAAAAGGTGTTACCTGACACATATGAGTCATAGTATGGGGCTCCACGCGGAAACGCAGGCTTCCCTTCCTTCACAAGTCTTTTTTGCTTACGATGGACTCGAAATCAACATTTGA
- a CDS encoding TMF family protein, whose translation MSRRPYKTTGCFRFFLLIIILAPVAYLVAAYVNGEDGIANIKHLLHLDGKEVTVTSSDPANTDNLDILKEQVRIKEARIEELMKENEKLKKDILDMQALLDKMNKGQDSGNQ comes from the coding sequence ATGAGTCGCAGACCCTATAAAACAACCGGATGTTTCCGGTTTTTCCTTCTGATCATCATCCTGGCACCTGTCGCTTATCTGGTAGCCGCCTATGTGAACGGCGAAGATGGTATCGCCAACATCAAACACTTACTGCACCTGGATGGCAAGGAAGTTACGGTTACCTCCAGTGATCCGGCTAACACCGACAACCTGGATATTCTGAAAGAACAGGTCCGGATCAAAGAAGCCCGGATCGAGGAATTGATGAAAGAAAATGAAAAGCTGAAAAAGGACATCCTGGATATGCAGGCCCTGCTGGACAAGATGAACAAAGGGCAGGATTCCGGCAATCAATAG